A stretch of Gymnodinialimonas phycosphaerae DNA encodes these proteins:
- a CDS encoding TRAP transporter substrate-binding protein — protein sequence MDRRKFIAAGGVGVAATALAAPAIAQDVRNWKLVSAWPRNLPGPGVAAQTLADRITTLSGGRINVTLYPAGEIVPGNGVFDAVSEGTAELYHAVPAYWGSKSRGILLFGSQPFGLRADEQYGWMYHGGGQALYDEMYGRFGIKPFLCGNSGPQWAGWFKNEINSVEDLRGLRFRTTGIASQMAARLGMAAEAMSGPAMFQALQTGALDAGEFIGPWTDSALGYYQVAPYYYWPGVGEPSSAEECGINAEVYAELPDDLKEVVTQACQGLYNPVWTEYMTNHARSLQTLVSEHDVQVRRLPDDVIAAMGVAAQEVMEDYLADDDELVVRITESFIAYRDLVGGYMSYADNGQMNARAGVFGY from the coding sequence ATGGACAGACGGAAATTCATCGCCGCAGGCGGCGTCGGCGTTGCGGCGACCGCGCTTGCGGCACCCGCAATTGCGCAAGATGTGCGCAATTGGAAACTGGTCTCGGCGTGGCCGCGCAACCTGCCCGGGCCCGGTGTCGCCGCCCAAACGCTGGCCGACCGGATCACCACGCTGTCGGGTGGGCGGATCAATGTCACGCTCTATCCCGCCGGTGAAATCGTGCCCGGAAATGGCGTGTTTGACGCCGTCTCCGAGGGCACGGCGGAACTCTACCACGCGGTTCCCGCCTACTGGGGCTCGAAATCCCGCGGCATTCTGCTGTTCGGCTCGCAACCCTTCGGCCTGCGCGCGGATGAACAATACGGCTGGATGTATCACGGTGGCGGACAGGCGCTTTACGATGAGATGTACGGCCGTTTCGGCATCAAGCCGTTCCTGTGCGGCAACTCCGGCCCGCAATGGGCAGGCTGGTTCAAGAACGAGATCAACTCGGTCGAAGACCTGCGCGGATTGCGCTTCCGCACCACTGGCATCGCCTCGCAAATGGCGGCGCGCCTTGGCATGGCCGCCGAGGCGATGAGCGGCCCCGCGATGTTCCAGGCCCTGCAAACCGGCGCGCTGGATGCGGGCGAGTTCATTGGGCCGTGGACCGACTCTGCGCTTGGCTACTATCAGGTCGCGCCCTACTACTACTGGCCCGGCGTGGGCGAGCCGTCCTCGGCCGAGGAATGCGGCATCAATGCCGAGGTCTACGCAGAGCTGCCCGATGACCTCAAAGAAGTTGTCACCCAAGCCTGCCAAGGCCTCTATAACCCGGTGTGGACGGAATACATGACCAACCATGCGCGGTCGCTGCAAACGCTGGTGTCCGAGCATGACGTGCAGGTCCGTCGCCTGCCCGACGACGTGATCGCCGCCATGGGCGTTGCGGCGCAAGAGGTCATGGAAGACTACCTTGCAGATGATGACGAGTTGGTCGTGCGCATCACCGAAAGCTTCATCGCCTACCGCGATCTGGTGGGGGGCTACATGTCCTATGCTGACAACGGCCAGATGAACGCCCGCGCGGGTGTCTTCGGGTACTGA
- a CDS encoding IclR family transcriptional regulator, giving the protein MSDKDPYSVPALVRGLTLLQAFTPQRPEQTMAQLAQTLGITRSAVFRTVHTLVEEGFLLPVRDGNHFRLGPAVLRVSYGYLASRELLEVAQKPLEALRDGQDWSGHLGVLDGRHILYLIRLPASDGLSSLVHVGSRLPATLTAMGRVLLTQKTEPEIRRLLAGQPKSAIEKALAAWQEDRVRPTVIHNGSFESGLCSVAAPIFDMSGDIVAAISATKQTDYVPAAVEREVLATAQMISRAMGWKAPEA; this is encoded by the coding sequence ATGAGCGACAAAGACCCCTATTCCGTCCCCGCGCTGGTGCGCGGGTTGACGCTGTTGCAGGCCTTCACCCCGCAGCGGCCCGAGCAGACGATGGCGCAACTGGCGCAAACCCTTGGAATCACGCGCTCTGCCGTGTTTCGCACAGTGCATACTCTGGTAGAGGAGGGGTTTCTGTTGCCGGTGCGCGACGGCAATCACTTTCGCCTCGGCCCGGCAGTTCTGCGCGTCAGCTACGGCTACCTGGCCAGCCGCGAGTTGCTGGAAGTGGCGCAGAAACCGCTTGAGGCGTTGCGCGACGGGCAGGATTGGTCTGGCCATCTGGGTGTTTTGGACGGTCGGCATATCCTCTATTTGATTCGTCTGCCGGCGTCCGACGGGCTATCCTCGCTTGTGCATGTGGGCAGCCGCTTGCCGGCCACGCTTACGGCCATGGGTCGGGTGCTACTGACCCAGAAGACCGAGCCCGAGATCCGCCGCTTGCTGGCGGGCCAGCCCAAATCGGCGATCGAGAAGGCGCTGGCGGCATGGCAAGAGGACCGCGTCCGCCCCACGGTCATTCACAACGGCAGCTTCGAGAGTGGATTGTGCAGTGTCGCCGCCCCGATCTTCGACATGTCCGGCGATATCGTGGCCGCGATCAGTGCCACGAAACAGACCGACTATGTCCCTGCCGCCGTCGAACGAGAGGTCTTGGCGACGGCGCAGATGATCAGCCGGGCGATGGGCTGGAAGGCCCCGGAGGCCTAG
- the hutG gene encoding N-formylglutamate deformylase, giving the protein MIEVTHGDSPLVLGLPHTGTEIPDNCRARLNETGRAMADTDWHIHDLYLGLVEDVSTVRTTVHRYVIDVNRAPSGESLYPGQNTTGLCPLTDFDGRAIYRNGQEPDATEVARRSATYHAPYHAALAAELARVKARHGFAILYDCHSIRGHIPYLFDGILPDFNIGTNSGASCAPEITEAVQAICESADGYTSVLNGRFKGGWTTRHYGQPVQGIHAIQMELAQSTYMIERAPWTYVSEIAERTRGPLASILDTLSAWRPQ; this is encoded by the coding sequence ATTATCGAGGTCACCCATGGCGACAGCCCATTGGTCTTGGGCTTGCCCCATACCGGCACGGAAATCCCTGACAATTGCCGCGCGCGCCTGAACGAGACCGGCCGCGCCATGGCAGACACCGATTGGCACATTCACGACCTTTACTTAGGCCTTGTCGAAGACGTCAGCACCGTGCGCACCACCGTTCATCGCTACGTGATCGACGTCAATCGCGCGCCCTCGGGCGAAAGCCTCTATCCCGGCCAGAATACCACCGGGCTGTGCCCCCTGACGGATTTCGACGGGCGGGCCATCTACCGCAACGGCCAGGAGCCGGATGCCACCGAGGTCGCGCGCCGCAGTGCCACCTACCATGCGCCGTATCACGCGGCGCTGGCGGCGGAGCTTGCCCGTGTCAAAGCCCGCCATGGCTTTGCGATCCTGTATGATTGCCACTCGATCCGGGGGCACATTCCCTATCTCTTCGACGGCATTCTGCCGGACTTCAACATCGGCACCAACTCTGGCGCCTCCTGCGCGCCCGAGATCACGGAGGCTGTTCAAGCAATCTGCGAAAGCGCAGACGGCTACACAAGCGTGCTCAACGGGCGCTTCAAGGGCGGCTGGACCACCCGCCACTATGGCCAGCCCGTCCAAGGCATCCACGCCATCCAGATGGAGTTGGCCCAATCCACCTACATGATCGAGCGTGCGCCCTGGACCTATGTCAGCGAGATCGCTGAGCGGACCCGCGGGCCTCTTGCATCCATCCTCGACACCCTGTCCGCCTGGAGGCCCCAATGA
- a CDS encoding flavin reductase family protein encodes MHYDPNSEACPLPFSPFKSCTVPRPIGWLSTISADGVHNLAPYSQWQNLTFDPPMVMFAANQLADGRRKDTVINAEQTGWFVWNMATYDLREAVNTSAMELPPGEDEFERAGVTKAACVDAPGARVAESPCHFECKYLSTHRLPGNSPVGSIDVVYGQVMRIHVADDVLLPSGKIDIAKIQPIARMGYYDYARISEVFEMRIPSASGAAEDGLEGKPTLPKTNKEK; translated from the coding sequence GTGCACTACGATCCCAATTCCGAGGCCTGCCCCCTCCCGTTCTCGCCGTTCAAGAGCTGCACGGTGCCGCGCCCGATCGGCTGGCTGTCCACCATCAGTGCTGACGGCGTGCACAACCTCGCGCCTTACAGCCAATGGCAGAACCTGACCTTCGACCCGCCCATGGTGATGTTCGCCGCCAACCAACTGGCGGACGGGCGACGCAAGGACACGGTCATCAACGCCGAGCAGACGGGCTGGTTCGTCTGGAACATGGCCACCTATGACCTGCGCGAGGCGGTCAATACCTCGGCCATGGAACTGCCGCCCGGCGAGGATGAGTTCGAGCGCGCGGGCGTCACCAAAGCCGCTTGCGTCGACGCCCCCGGCGCGCGGGTGGCGGAAAGCCCCTGCCATTTCGAATGCAAGTACCTGTCCACCCACCGCCTGCCCGGCAACAGCCCCGTTGGCAGCATCGATGTGGTCTACGGACAGGTCATGCGCATCCATGTGGCGGATGACGTCCTGCTGCCCAGCGGCAAGATCGATATCGCGAAGATCCAGCCTATCGCCCGCATGGGCTACTACGATTACGCCCGCATCAGCGAGGTGTTCGAAATGCGCATCCCAAGCGCAAGCGGGGCCGCGGAAGACGGCCTTGAAGGCAAACCAACCCTCCCCAAGACCAACAAGGAGAAGTAG
- the hutU gene encoding urocanate hydratase, with translation MTDPRKNTRDIYPPTGTERTAKSWQTEAAMRMLMNNLHPDVAENPHELVVYGGIGRAARTWADFDSIVASLKDLEDDETLVVQSGKPIAIVRTHADAPRVLIANSNLVPHWATWDHFNELDKKGLAMYGQMTAGSWIYIGTQGIVQGTFETFAEAGRQHYGGDLTGKWILTGGLGGMGGAQPLAAVMAGACCLAVECNPDSIDFRLRTRYLDERAETLDEALEMIDRWTKAGEAKSVGLLGNAADVFPELYKRGIRPDMVTDQTSAHDPLHGYLPQGWTLAEWKDKQESNPKAVERAARASMKVHVAAMVDFWNAGVPTLDYGNNIRQVALEEGLENAFAFPGFVPAYIRPLFCRGVGPFRWVALSGDPEDIYKTDAKMKELFPDNTHLHTWLDMARDRIAFQGLPARICWIGLGDRHRAGLAFNEMVASGELKAPVVIGRDHLDSGSVASPNRETEAMKDGSDAVSDWPLLNALVNTASGATWVSLHHGGGVGMGFSQHAGVVICADGTPEAARRLERVLWNDPASGVWRHADAGYEDAVACARENGLRLPRILGN, from the coding sequence ATGACCGACCCCCGCAAGAACACGCGCGACATCTATCCGCCGACCGGAACGGAGCGGACGGCCAAGAGCTGGCAGACCGAAGCGGCGATGCGGATGTTGATGAACAACCTGCACCCCGACGTGGCCGAGAACCCGCACGAATTGGTTGTCTATGGCGGCATCGGGCGCGCGGCGCGCACTTGGGCCGATTTCGACAGCATTGTCGCCAGCCTCAAGGATCTGGAGGACGACGAGACGCTGGTCGTGCAATCCGGCAAGCCCATCGCCATCGTGCGCACCCACGCGGACGCGCCGCGCGTGCTGATCGCGAATTCCAATCTGGTGCCCCATTGGGCGACCTGGGATCATTTCAACGAATTGGATAAGAAGGGCCTCGCGATGTACGGCCAGATGACCGCCGGGTCGTGGATCTACATCGGCACCCAGGGCATCGTGCAGGGCACGTTCGAGACCTTCGCCGAAGCGGGCCGCCAGCACTATGGCGGCGATCTGACGGGCAAGTGGATCCTGACGGGCGGGCTTGGCGGCATGGGCGGCGCGCAGCCGCTGGCCGCCGTCATGGCAGGGGCGTGTTGCCTGGCAGTCGAGTGCAACCCCGACAGCATCGATTTCCGCCTGCGTACCCGTTACCTGGACGAACGCGCCGAGACGCTGGACGAAGCGTTGGAGATGATCGACCGCTGGACCAAGGCCGGAGAGGCCAAATCCGTGGGACTTCTGGGCAATGCGGCGGATGTGTTCCCCGAACTCTACAAACGCGGCATCCGACCCGACATGGTCACTGATCAGACCAGCGCCCATGATCCGCTGCACGGCTATCTGCCCCAGGGCTGGACCCTCGCGGAGTGGAAAGACAAGCAGGAGAGCAACCCGAAAGCGGTCGAAAGGGCGGCGCGCGCGTCGATGAAGGTTCATGTGGCGGCCATGGTCGACTTCTGGAACGCGGGCGTGCCGACGCTGGATTACGGCAACAACATCAGACAGGTAGCACTGGAGGAAGGTTTGGAGAACGCCTTCGCCTTCCCCGGTTTCGTGCCTGCCTATATCCGTCCGTTGTTCTGCCGGGGCGTAGGCCCGTTCCGCTGGGTCGCTCTATCCGGCGACCCGGAGGATATCTACAAGACCGACGCCAAGATGAAGGAGTTGTTTCCCGACAACACGCATCTGCACACCTGGCTCGACATGGCGCGCGACCGGATCGCGTTCCAGGGCCTGCCGGCGCGGATCTGCTGGATCGGATTGGGCGATCGTCACCGCGCGGGACTTGCGTTCAACGAGATGGTGGCCAGCGGTGAGTTGAAAGCCCCTGTGGTGATCGGGCGCGACCATCTGGATTCAGGCTCCGTCGCCTCGCCCAACCGCGAGACGGAGGCGATGAAGGACGGCTCGGACGCGGTATCCGACTGGCCGCTGCTGAACGCGCTGGTCAACACCGCCAGCGGGGCCACCTGGGTCAGCCTCCACCACGGCGGCGGCGTCGGCATGGGCTTCAGCCAGCATGCGGGCGTGGTGATCTGCGCCGATGGCACGCCCGAGGCCGCCCGGCGGCTGGAGCGGGTGCTGTGGAACGACCCCGCAAGCGGCGTCTGGCGCCACGCCGACGCGGGCTACGAGGACGCCGTCGCCTGCGCGCGCGAAAACGGCCTGCGCCTGCCGCGCATCCTGGGGAACTGA
- a CDS encoding TRAP transporter small permease subunit has protein sequence MLALANGIDRINRAIAAGVKWLALIMVMVQFCIVIGRYVFGYNSIAAQESVLYMHATLFMLGAGYTLLVDKHVRVDVFYARASPAVRRRIDIFGHLFLLFPSMIALLYWSWPSVRNSWRILEGAISVGGIEAVFLLKSLIPAFCVLILLQSAALLVRLLHAKSAP, from the coding sequence ATGCTTGCACTCGCCAACGGGATCGACCGGATCAACCGCGCCATAGCTGCTGGGGTCAAATGGCTCGCGCTGATCATGGTAATGGTGCAGTTCTGCATCGTCATCGGGCGCTACGTCTTTGGCTACAATTCCATCGCGGCGCAGGAAAGCGTGCTTTACATGCATGCGACCCTGTTCATGCTGGGGGCGGGCTACACGCTGCTGGTCGACAAGCACGTGCGGGTGGATGTGTTCTATGCCAGGGCCAGCCCGGCCGTGCGCCGCCGGATCGATATCTTCGGCCACCTTTTCCTGCTGTTTCCCTCGATGATCGCCCTGCTCTACTGGTCCTGGCCGTCGGTCAGAAACTCTTGGCGGATCCTGGAGGGTGCGATTTCCGTCGGCGGGATCGAGGCGGTTTTCCTGCTGAAAAGCCTGATCCCCGCCTTCTGCGTCCTGATCCTTCTGCAATCGGCGGCGCTTCTGGTGCGCCTGTTGCACGCAAAGAGCGCGCCATGA
- the hutH gene encoding histidine ammonia-lyase: MTQTLRPGTTTLAELETLWRTDGPVRLDPAARGGVDASAAHITKASQGADPVYGVNTGFGKLASVRIAPQDTETLQRNLILSHCCGVGEPLEPATVRLMMVLKLLSLGRGASGVRWEICALIEAMVTREVLPVIPVQGSVGASGDLAPLAHMAAVMIGEGEATVDGALMSGGTALEQAGLTPVVLGPKEGLALINGTQFSTACALEGLFEGWRAARAAVVTSALSTDAIMGSTAPLNPAIHALRGHRGQIEVASQMSRLLAGSVIRESHRDGDTRVQDPYCIRCQPQVTGAAVDLLRYAGTTLEIEANAVTDNPLVIPETGEILSGGNFHAEPVAFAADQIALALAEIGAIAQRRVALMVDPTLSFDLPPFLTPDPGLNSGLMIAEVTTAALMSENKHLANPCSTDSTPTSANQEDHVSMAAHGARRLRRMTANLSVILGVEAMCAAQGIEQRAPLVTSAPLQAAMADLRKVVATLQQDRSLAPDIRAAAACVTNDSLALSAGLEMTL, encoded by the coding sequence ATGACCCAGACCCTGCGCCCCGGCACCACCACGCTGGCCGAGTTGGAAACCCTCTGGCGCACGGACGGTCCCGTGCGACTCGACCCTGCGGCACGGGGGGGCGTCGACGCTTCGGCCGCGCATATCACCAAGGCGTCGCAGGGCGCGGACCCCGTTTACGGCGTGAACACCGGCTTCGGCAAACTCGCCTCTGTCCGCATCGCGCCGCAGGACACCGAGACGCTTCAGCGCAACCTGATCCTGTCCCATTGCTGCGGCGTGGGTGAACCACTGGAGCCCGCCACGGTACGTCTGATGATGGTGCTGAAGCTGCTGTCATTGGGGCGCGGCGCGTCCGGCGTGCGCTGGGAGATTTGCGCACTGATTGAGGCGATGGTGACGCGCGAGGTGCTTCCGGTGATCCCGGTGCAGGGCTCTGTCGGGGCGTCGGGCGATCTGGCGCCCCTGGCCCATATGGCCGCCGTGATGATCGGCGAAGGGGAAGCCACCGTTGACGGCGCGCTCATGTCGGGCGGCACGGCGCTGGAACAGGCGGGCCTCACGCCCGTCGTGCTTGGCCCCAAGGAAGGCCTTGCCCTGATCAACGGCACGCAATTTTCCACCGCCTGCGCGTTGGAGGGGTTGTTCGAGGGCTGGCGCGCCGCACGCGCGGCTGTCGTCACCTCTGCCCTGTCTACCGACGCGATAATGGGCTCAACCGCGCCGCTGAACCCCGCCATCCACGCCTTGCGCGGGCACCGGGGCCAGATCGAGGTCGCCTCACAAATGTCGCGTCTGCTGGCAGGCAGCGTGATCCGCGAAAGCCACCGTGACGGCGACACCCGCGTGCAGGACCCCTACTGCATCCGCTGTCAGCCCCAGGTCACAGGTGCCGCCGTGGATCTTCTGCGCTATGCCGGAACGACGCTGGAGATCGAGGCCAACGCCGTCACCGACAACCCGCTGGTCATCCCCGAGACGGGGGAAATCCTGTCGGGCGGCAATTTCCATGCCGAACCCGTCGCCTTCGCCGCCGACCAGATCGCGCTGGCCCTCGCCGAGATCGGGGCCATTGCGCAACGCCGCGTGGCGCTGATGGTAGATCCCACACTGTCCTTTGATCTGCCGCCCTTCCTGACGCCGGATCCGGGCCTGAACTCGGGGCTCATGATCGCAGAAGTAACCACCGCTGCGCTGATGAGTGAAAACAAGCATCTGGCCAATCCCTGTTCGACCGACAGCACGCCGACCTCGGCCAATCAAGAGGATCACGTCTCCATGGCCGCCCACGGCGCGCGGCGTCTGCGACGGATGACAGCGAACCTGTCGGTCATCTTGGGGGTAGAGGCGATGTGCGCCGCCCAGGGCATCGAACAGCGCGCGCCGCTGGTCACCTCTGCCCCCCTCCAAGCCGCTATGGCCGACCTGCGCAAAGTCGTGGCTACCTTGCAGCAGGACCGTAGCCTCGCGCCCGACATCCGGGCAGCGGCAGCCTGCGTTACCAACGACAGCCTGGCCCTAAGCGCGGGACTGGAGATGACCCTATGA
- a CDS encoding TRAP transporter large permease, producing the protein MTQYLDLIMFAALMIAVLSGFPVSFSIAGVAVAFAYLGWTLGVMDVSLLGALGQRAYGLIGNQVLIAIPVFVLMGAILEKSKIAEELLDTMGRSFGQLRGGLGISVVLVGALLAASTGIVGATVVAMGMIALPTMLRAGYNPSVASGIVCTSGTLGQIIPPSTLLIILADVMSNAFQQAQYEQGRFSVEALSVGQFFAAAMVPGLLLVTLYLLYILIRGTLRPGDMPPAQIGLARPDTREVMAAILPPVLLIFAVLGAILGGVATPTEAASVGAIGALLMAGRRIGINPKLIVLGAAALILLGILAGSYPVRLQRNDIGPFEWSVGAFYGLLALVGLGAVFLALRATIRERIIHDALTSTLTMTAMIFATILAAGFFSLVFIGLGGEERVARLLESMPGGPTGALVFVMLIVFVLGFFLDFIEISVIVLPLVAPTLIIMGHDPIWLGVLLAINLQTSFLTPPFGFSLFYLRAAAPPEITTGHIYQGVVPFIGLQAVGIFLIWALPFLATWLPGVLF; encoded by the coding sequence ATGACGCAATATCTTGACCTGATCATGTTCGCCGCCCTGATGATCGCGGTCCTCTCGGGCTTTCCGGTTTCCTTTTCCATCGCCGGTGTGGCGGTGGCCTTCGCCTATCTGGGCTGGACGCTGGGGGTGATGGATGTCTCGCTACTTGGGGCGCTGGGGCAACGGGCCTACGGGTTGATCGGCAACCAGGTCCTGATCGCCATCCCCGTTTTCGTGCTGATGGGCGCGATCCTGGAAAAGAGCAAGATCGCTGAAGAGCTGCTGGATACCATGGGCCGCAGCTTTGGCCAATTGCGCGGCGGCTTGGGTATTTCGGTGGTGCTGGTGGGCGCGCTTCTGGCGGCCTCGACCGGGATTGTCGGGGCGACGGTCGTGGCGATGGGGATGATCGCACTGCCCACGATGTTGCGCGCGGGTTACAACCCCTCGGTCGCGTCCGGCATCGTGTGCACCTCGGGCACGCTGGGGCAGATCATCCCGCCCTCCACCTTGCTGATCATCCTGGCAGACGTGATGTCCAATGCCTTCCAGCAGGCCCAGTACGAACAGGGCCGCTTCTCGGTCGAAGCGCTGTCGGTGGGCCAGTTCTTCGCCGCCGCGATGGTCCCCGGCCTGCTGCTGGTGACGCTATACCTCTTGTATATCCTGATCCGGGGCACCTTGCGGCCCGGCGACATGCCCCCCGCCCAGATCGGGCTTGCGCGGCCCGACACCCGCGAGGTCATGGCCGCCATCTTGCCGCCGGTCCTGCTGATCTTCGCCGTTCTCGGCGCGATCCTTGGCGGCGTTGCCACCCCGACAGAGGCGGCTTCCGTGGGTGCCATCGGCGCGCTCTTGATGGCCGGGCGCCGGATCGGGATCAATCCCAAGCTGATCGTGCTGGGGGCCGCCGCGCTGATCTTGCTTGGTATCCTGGCGGGCAGCTACCCCGTGCGGCTGCAACGCAACGACATCGGGCCATTCGAATGGAGCGTCGGTGCGTTCTACGGCTTGTTGGCGCTTGTCGGCCTTGGCGCGGTCTTTCTGGCCCTGCGCGCGACGATCCGCGAGCGGATCATCCATGACGCGCTGACCTCCACCCTGACCATGACGGCGATGATCTTCGCCACCATCCTTGCGGCGGGCTTCTTCTCACTCGTGTTCATCGGCCTTGGCGGGGAAGAGCGTGTCGCCCGCCTGCTGGAAAGCATGCCGGGCGGGCCCACCGGCGCGTTGGTCTTCGTGATGCTGATCGTCTTCGTCCTTGGCTTCTTCCTCGATTTCATCGAGATCTCGGTGATCGTCCTGCCGCTTGTGGCCCCGACCCTGATCATCATGGGCCACGATCCGATCTGGTTGGGCGTGCTTCTGGCAATCAACCTGCAAACCAGCTTTTTGACCCCGCCGTTCGGCTTTTCGCTGTTCTACCTGCGCGCCGCCGCGCCGCCAGAGATCACGACGGGGCATATCTACCAAGGCGTCGTGCCCTTCATCGGTTTGCAAGCGGTGGGCATCTTCCTGATCTGGGCCTTGCCCTTCCTTGCCACCTGGCTGCCCGGCGTGCTTTTCTGA
- a CDS encoding recombinase-like helix-turn-helix domain-containing protein: protein MSNATRPDAFKEMMAAARAAGRPELAHQGRGRPLSPAEDAFADALMEIYGEGTVGEAALADALAARGIIRPSSGTVDWTADTLAAELQAINADLDAAYLENGFGA from the coding sequence ATGAGCAACGCCACACGCCCCGATGCGTTCAAGGAAATGATGGCCGCCGCCCGCGCGGCGGGCCGTCCGGAACTGGCCCATCAGGGCCGGGGTCGTCCGCTGAGCCCGGCAGAGGATGCCTTTGCCGACGCGCTGATGGAGATATACGGTGAGGGAACTGTCGGAGAGGCGGCCTTGGCCGACGCTTTGGCCGCACGGGGCATCATCCGGCCGTCCAGCGGCACAGTCGACTGGACGGCTGACACGCTGGCCGCAGAGCTACAGGCGATCAACGCCGATCTGGACGCGGCCTATCTTGAAAACGGCTTCGGGGCCTGA
- a CDS encoding aromatic ring-hydroxylating oxygenase subunit alpha: MAISAEMRARIEARVNEGVRDQWYPVAKSVEVRNDRPFGVVALGQKLVMWRTSDGSIKCIEDFCPHRGAPLSYGEIHGENIGCRYHGVVVDGTGTVQQVPAMPDCPMEGRKALRSYHVAEHSDAVFVFMSSDEATEPPELPLSPELTDPDWAGFLCTAVWDVNYRYALDNLADPMHGCYLHAESFTLAFGSKQDLLELDNRDDGFRVARVGQTGENFDWVEFETPEGGMYCHLDIPYPASAGPGGNMRIVGYVLPMGPQRCKVFFWRMRKVQGFERDSWRFLFRARLEERHWNVLEQDRVMLEGMDDDARKREMLYQHDIGLAHLRRALNRMARAQIEAEDAASADGVAAQ; the protein is encoded by the coding sequence ATGGCAATATCAGCAGAAATGAGGGCCCGGATCGAGGCCCGCGTGAACGAGGGCGTCCGGGATCAGTGGTATCCCGTCGCCAAATCGGTCGAAGTCCGCAACGACCGCCCCTTCGGCGTCGTGGCGCTTGGCCAGAAGCTGGTCATGTGGCGCACGTCCGACGGTAGCATCAAGTGTATCGAGGATTTTTGTCCCCACCGTGGCGCGCCGCTTAGCTACGGCGAGATCCATGGCGAGAATATCGGCTGTCGCTACCACGGCGTTGTCGTGGACGGCACCGGCACCGTGCAACAGGTCCCCGCCATGCCCGATTGCCCAATGGAAGGCCGAAAGGCCCTGCGCTCGTATCACGTTGCCGAGCACAGCGATGCGGTCTTCGTCTTCATGTCCTCTGACGAGGCGACAGAGCCGCCGGAACTACCCCTCTCGCCCGAATTGACGGACCCCGACTGGGCCGGGTTCCTGTGCACCGCCGTGTGGGACGTGAACTACCGCTACGCGCTCGATAACCTCGCCGATCCGATGCATGGCTGCTACCTGCACGCCGAAAGCTTCACGCTGGCCTTCGGATCGAAACAAGACCTGCTGGAGTTGGACAACCGCGACGATGGCTTCCGCGTGGCCCGCGTGGGCCAGACGGGCGAAAACTTCGACTGGGTGGAATTTGAAACACCCGAAGGCGGCATGTATTGCCACCTCGACATCCCCTACCCTGCTTCTGCCGGACCCGGCGGCAATATGCGGATCGTGGGCTACGTGCTGCCCATGGGCCCGCAACGCTGCAAGGTGTTTTTCTGGCGGATGCGCAAGGTGCAGGGGTTCGAGCGCGACAGTTGGCGGTTCCTGTTCCGCGCCCGGCTGGAGGAACGGCACTGGAACGTGCTGGAGCAGGACCGTGTCATGCTGGAAGGCATGGATGACGATGCCCGAAAGCGCGAGATGCTCTATCAGCATGACATCGGTTTGGCGCATTTGCGCCGGGCACTGAACCGCATGGCCCGCGCGCAAATCGAGGCCGAAGACGCGGCGTCAGCCGACGGCGTGGCCGCTCAATGA